In one Arenibacter antarcticus genomic region, the following are encoded:
- a CDS encoding helix-turn-helix transcriptional regulator, whose translation MGSTKTEKFTEQQNEIALFAKVLGHPARVSILQHLFKIDACVCGDLVNEIGLAQPTISQHLKELKNLGLIQGNVEGTSVCYCIHKENWTAMKSVLSQFLNQDLTEKQDCC comes from the coding sequence ATGGGATCAACTAAAACCGAAAAATTTACCGAGCAACAAAATGAAATTGCTCTTTTTGCAAAAGTTTTGGGGCACCCAGCAAGAGTTTCTATTTTGCAACACTTGTTTAAGATAGACGCATGTGTCTGTGGAGATTTGGTCAACGAAATTGGTTTGGCTCAGCCTACGATTTCGCAACATTTAAAAGAACTTAAGAATTTAGGTTTAATACAAGGAAATGTTGAGGGAACAAGTGTCTGCTATTGCATTCATAAAGAAAATTGGACTGCCATGAAATCGGTTTTGTCCCAATTTCTTAATCAAGACCTCACGGAAAAGCAAGATTGCTGTTAA
- a CDS encoding sulfatase-like hydrolase/transferase → MHYQEKRFASPGDLYAAFLSAQEDCIGQLLRQLEDLWLRENTIVIFQSDNGHSTEERAHFGGGSSGLNRGVK, encoded by the coding sequence TTGCATTACCAAGAAAAGAGATTTGCTTCCCCCGGGGATTTATATGCGGCGTTTCTTTCTGCGCAAGAGGATTGTATTGGACAGCTTTTAAGGCAGTTAGAGGATTTGTGGTTAAGAGAAAACACCATTGTAATCTTTCAATCTGATAATGGTCATTCAACCGAAGAACGCGCTCATTTTGGAGGAGGTAGTTCAGGTCTAAATAGAGGTGTGAAGTAA
- a CDS encoding HPF/RaiA family ribosome-associated protein: MTIQINTDKTITGEKRSSDFFTAQISKELQRFESHISRIEVHLKDENGKKDGFNDISCLLEARLEGRQPIAVTNQANTIDLAVTGAIDKIKSALDTIVGKIQKH, encoded by the coding sequence ATGACAATTCAAATAAATACTGACAAAACCATTACTGGAGAAAAAAGAAGTAGCGATTTTTTTACCGCTCAAATTTCCAAAGAGTTACAACGATTCGAATCCCATATTTCCAGAATAGAGGTTCACTTGAAAGATGAAAATGGAAAAAAGGATGGATTTAATGATATTTCATGTCTATTAGAAGCCAGGCTCGAAGGCAGACAGCCCATTGCAGTCACAAATCAGGCAAATACTATTGATCTTGCTGTAACAGGGGCAATTGACAAAATAAAAAGTGCTCTAGATACCATTGTTGGAAAAATCCAAAAACATTAA